A genomic segment from Idiomarina piscisalsi encodes:
- a CDS encoding M17 family metallopeptidase, protein MAFPKLDVVSSLADAYSKDGTDALIVVGHFDIVDDSALAEKIAQAKTTDQRVGSDVLLLRAEGVPGQRLVTAPTGPLNRDFDDVRQVFDAAHKAAKIAQDAGARHPVIALNNVDINDTRYQQAFLAAYLGVCQSLYQPLEAREAHGEEAIEPTQNVTLIGELDADWAMAVEAGKRVARDLAGTEPERMAPPRFAEYCRQAFAHTPVKVSVIDDTQQLQHEYPLLAAVGRSSMAVERHRPCVIRLEYHGSQPERTVMFAGKGIVYDTGGADLKTGGHMAGMSRDKGGAAGVAGFMKTVAELQPEHLNVIAEIGAVRNSIGSDAFVADEIITGHSGKRVRIGNTDAEGRLIMADLLSHLREEAAQADGEHELYTVATLTGHAALAKGPYSALVPNGHARRQKLPDALFAAGETYGDPTEISWSRREDFDFVKGRTLCDDLLSSNNGPSATTPRGHQFPMAFLVGVSGLDNHGIDSSRPLSYIHVDIAGSGVEGGDWQHGKPTAAPVTCLAGHYLKK, encoded by the coding sequence ATGGCATTTCCAAAATTAGACGTAGTCAGCTCACTCGCTGACGCCTACTCAAAAGACGGTACTGATGCACTGATTGTTGTCGGTCACTTCGATATCGTTGACGACTCAGCGTTAGCGGAAAAAATTGCACAAGCAAAAACAACCGACCAACGCGTTGGTAGCGATGTATTATTGCTCCGGGCTGAAGGTGTTCCTGGCCAGCGCTTAGTAACAGCCCCAACAGGCCCGCTTAACCGAGACTTCGACGACGTTCGCCAAGTCTTCGATGCGGCACATAAAGCGGCAAAAATTGCCCAAGATGCCGGTGCTCGCCATCCGGTTATTGCATTAAATAATGTGGATATCAATGATACCCGCTACCAGCAGGCTTTCTTAGCCGCTTACTTAGGTGTCTGTCAGTCACTGTATCAGCCGTTGGAAGCTCGTGAAGCGCACGGCGAAGAGGCAATTGAGCCAACGCAAAACGTCACCTTAATAGGTGAGCTAGACGCTGACTGGGCCATGGCGGTTGAAGCCGGTAAGCGTGTTGCCCGTGACTTGGCGGGGACAGAGCCCGAGCGCATGGCACCACCACGCTTCGCGGAATACTGCCGCCAGGCATTCGCGCATACGCCGGTAAAAGTCAGTGTTATCGATGACACTCAGCAGTTACAGCACGAGTACCCACTGCTCGCCGCAGTGGGTCGTTCTTCTATGGCGGTTGAGCGACATCGCCCCTGTGTCATTCGTTTGGAGTACCACGGTAGCCAGCCAGAACGCACCGTTATGTTTGCGGGTAAAGGTATTGTCTATGACACCGGTGGTGCTGACTTAAAAACGGGTGGTCACATGGCCGGTATGAGCCGTGATAAAGGCGGTGCCGCTGGTGTTGCTGGCTTCATGAAAACCGTCGCTGAACTACAGCCAGAACACCTGAACGTTATTGCTGAAATTGGTGCGGTTCGAAACAGTATTGGCTCTGACGCTTTTGTCGCCGACGAAATTATTACCGGCCACAGCGGCAAACGTGTTCGTATCGGTAATACTGACGCTGAAGGCCGTTTGATAATGGCGGATTTGCTGTCTCACTTACGCGAAGAAGCAGCACAGGCAGACGGTGAGCACGAACTCTATACCGTCGCTACATTAACTGGGCATGCAGCGCTGGCCAAAGGTCCCTACAGTGCTTTAGTGCCGAATGGACATGCACGCCGCCAGAAGCTACCGGACGCTTTGTTTGCCGCAGGTGAAACCTACGGCGATCCAACGGAAATTTCCTGGTCACGCCGCGAAGACTTTGACTTTGTGAAAGGACGTACCTTGTGCGATGACTTGCTGTCTTCTAACAATGGTCCTTCAGCAACTACCCCGCGCGGACACCAATTCCCAATGGCATTTTTGGTCGGTGTGTCTGGTTTGGATAACCACGGTATTGATAGCTCGCGTCCGTTAAGTTACATCCACGTCGATATTGCCGGCAGCGGAGTAGAAGGCGGCGACTGGCAACACGGGAAGCCAACGGCAGCGCCAGTCACTTGCCTGGCAGGTCATTACCTTAAGAAGTAA
- a CDS encoding Yip1 family protein has protein sequence MILNHIWGLYAHPVQEWKTIDSKRESFMYSCSHTLLVAILPCLAAFYASSKIGWSVGAREAIYLAENSAVMLAVAMYVGIIAATFALAYLIYWMAKTFGADPSYTKSLELAAYAATPVIMSGIAALYPELWFVALVFLGGVAYSVYLLYSGLPVIMHIPEERGFLYASSVVTAGLIAMVVLMVTTAILWTNGFGPEFVSG, from the coding sequence ATGATACTGAATCACATTTGGGGTTTGTACGCACACCCGGTACAAGAATGGAAAACCATCGACAGTAAGCGTGAAAGCTTTATGTATTCATGCTCTCATACATTACTGGTCGCTATTCTTCCATGTCTTGCCGCATTTTATGCGTCATCGAAGATTGGTTGGAGTGTCGGTGCACGCGAGGCCATCTATCTTGCAGAGAATAGTGCGGTTATGCTTGCCGTCGCAATGTACGTTGGTATTATCGCAGCAACGTTCGCACTGGCCTATCTTATTTACTGGATGGCGAAAACCTTTGGGGCGGATCCTAGCTATACCAAGTCGCTGGAGCTTGCCGCTTATGCAGCAACACCGGTTATCATGTCGGGTATTGCAGCATTGTACCCTGAGTTGTGGTTTGTGGCGTTAGTCTTCTTGGGCGGCGTTGCCTACTCGGTTTACCTGCTGTATTCAGGTCTGCCGGTTATTATGCACATTCCTGAAGAGCGTGGCTTTTTATACGCGAGTTCAGTTGTGACTGCCGGATTAATCGCTATGGTGGTGCTGATGGTAACAACCGCTATCTTGTGGACAAACGGCTTTGGGCCAGAGTTTGTGTCCGGATAA
- the miaE gene encoding tRNA isopentenyl-2-thiomethyl-A-37 hydroxylase MiaE, which yields MNTAVVSPYLTLLEPINDFLICPTPKEWIREAAKTENLPIILLDHLHCELKAAQSAALLLRRYAVSESHGQLLLDALQPYEDLVYRGVGTLHDVQKSKQLSHALKAAESQPFADDIIERMSRLIREELHHFQQVYEIMETRNIPLQKLTASRYAKQLLQKVRTYEPEALIDKLIIGALIEARSCERFAALAPHLDEDIARFYVSLLRSEARHYQDYLELAQKLSDTDINDRVNQFRAWEAELIRSEDSELRFHSGVPAYA from the coding sequence TTGAATACCGCTGTTGTGTCGCCCTATCTAACACTGCTTGAGCCCATTAATGATTTTCTAATATGTCCAACTCCTAAAGAGTGGATACGCGAAGCTGCGAAAACAGAGAATTTGCCCATCATCTTATTAGACCACCTCCACTGCGAGCTTAAAGCCGCTCAGAGTGCCGCTCTGCTGTTACGCCGGTACGCGGTATCAGAAAGTCATGGGCAGCTACTTCTTGACGCACTCCAGCCCTATGAGGATTTAGTTTACCGAGGCGTTGGCACGTTACATGATGTGCAAAAAAGCAAACAGCTCTCTCACGCCTTAAAAGCGGCTGAGTCACAGCCATTTGCCGATGACATTATTGAGCGAATGTCGCGCCTAATACGCGAAGAGCTGCATCACTTTCAACAAGTTTACGAAATTATGGAAACCCGGAACATTCCGTTGCAAAAGTTGACAGCATCCCGTTATGCCAAGCAGTTGCTACAAAAAGTCAGAACTTACGAACCTGAAGCCCTTATTGATAAACTGATTATTGGTGCACTTATTGAAGCACGTTCTTGTGAACGCTTTGCGGCTCTGGCCCCGCACTTAGATGAAGATATTGCGCGTTTTTATGTGTCTTTGCTTCGCTCAGAAGCTCGCCATTATCAAGACTATTTAGAGCTGGCACAAAAGCTAAGCGATACCGATATTAACGACAGAGTGAATCAGTTTAGGGCATGGGAAGCTGAATTGATTCGTTCAGAGGATAGTGAACTGCGCTTTCATTCGGGAGTACCGGCGTACGCTTAA
- a CDS encoding dicarboxylate/amino acid:cation symporter: protein MSEKKKLSLTSRIVIGMVAGIILGTIIRYVAGDNAWVSLYLTNGLFDVVGQIFITSLKMLVVPLVFVSLVVGTCSLSDPSKLGRLGGKAVGMYMITTAIAISFAIFSAVLVQPGSGIERSSEATFEANEAPSVSEVIINLFPDNPINAMAEGNMLQIIIFALLFGISMALVGKPGERLKGFFDDLNAVIMKLVVILMAVAPYGVFALMAKLFTEIGVEMIGSLAKYFLLVLFVLIAHGLIVYPLFMRVLARVKPGIFLKKMRDAQLFGFSTASSNATMPITLETVTRRLGVSNSVGSFTVPLGATINMDGTAIMQGVATVFIAQVYGLDLGIAEYLMVIMTATLASVGTAGVPGVGLIMLAMVLQQVGLPVEGIGLIIGVDRLLDMTRTAVNVTGDAMVSTVVARSENDFDEEVYYDENAGKKLEEL from the coding sequence ATGAGCGAAAAGAAAAAACTCAGCCTGACAAGCCGCATTGTTATTGGCATGGTCGCTGGGATCATTCTCGGTACCATCATTCGTTACGTGGCCGGCGACAACGCCTGGGTGTCACTGTATTTAACCAACGGCTTGTTCGATGTTGTTGGTCAAATCTTTATCACCTCGCTGAAAATGTTGGTTGTGCCATTAGTGTTTGTGTCACTGGTGGTGGGAACCTGCTCGCTGAGCGACCCGAGTAAGTTAGGGCGTTTAGGCGGTAAGGCCGTGGGCATGTATATGATAACGACCGCTATCGCTATCAGCTTCGCGATATTCTCAGCAGTGCTAGTGCAGCCGGGCTCTGGTATTGAGCGCTCTTCAGAAGCGACATTTGAGGCTAATGAAGCGCCATCGGTGAGCGAAGTCATTATTAACCTATTCCCTGACAACCCAATTAATGCCATGGCCGAGGGCAATATGTTGCAAATTATTATATTTGCACTGCTGTTTGGTATTTCTATGGCTCTTGTCGGCAAACCGGGTGAGCGTCTGAAAGGCTTTTTTGACGACTTAAATGCGGTCATCATGAAGCTGGTTGTCATACTGATGGCGGTTGCTCCTTATGGCGTATTTGCGTTGATGGCGAAGCTATTCACCGAAATTGGCGTAGAAATGATAGGCAGCCTGGCCAAATACTTCCTGTTAGTACTCTTTGTGCTGATTGCTCATGGTCTTATTGTCTACCCGCTGTTCATGCGTGTACTGGCTCGTGTCAAACCGGGTATTTTCCTGAAGAAAATGCGTGACGCGCAGTTATTCGGGTTTAGTACCGCCAGCAGTAACGCCACCATGCCAATTACGCTGGAAACGGTTACCCGTCGTTTAGGTGTCAGTAACAGCGTTGGTTCGTTTACTGTGCCATTAGGTGCCACCATTAACATGGATGGCACTGCGATAATGCAAGGCGTGGCGACCGTATTTATTGCTCAGGTCTACGGTTTAGACTTAGGTATTGCTGAGTATTTAATGGTTATTATGACGGCGACTCTGGCCTCTGTTGGTACCGCTGGTGTACCGGGTGTTGGCTTAATTATGCTGGCAATGGTGCTACAGCAAGTCGGTCTGCCGGTAGAAGGTATTGGCTTAATAATCGGTGTTGATCGTTTACTTGATATGACCCGGACTGCGGTCAATGTCACTGGCGATGCAATGGTTAGTACGGTCGTGGCACGTTCAGAGAATGACTTTGATGAAGAAGTCTACTATGACGAGAATGCCGGTAAGAAATTAGAAGAACTTTAA